In Rissa tridactyla isolate bRisTri1 chromosome 22, bRisTri1.patW.cur.20221130, whole genome shotgun sequence, a single genomic region encodes these proteins:
- the MOB3A gene encoding MOB kinase activator 3A, producing MSHALKQVFNKDKTFRPKRKFEPGTQRFELHKKAQASLNAGLDLKVAVQLPPGEEQNDWVAVHVVDFFNRINLIYGTISDYCTEQSCPVMSGGPKYEYRWQDEHKYRKPTALSAPQYMNLLMDWIEVQINNEDIFPTNVGTPFPKNFLPVVKKILSRLFRVFVHVYIHHFDRITQMGSEAHVNTCYKHFYYFVKEFNLIDTKELEPLKEMTSRMCH from the exons atgtccCATGCTTTAAAGCAAGTGTTCAATAAAGACAAAACGTTCCGGCCCAAGCGCAAGTTTGAACCAGGGACTCAGCGGTTTGAGCTGCACAAGAAGGCTCAAGCCTCGCTCAATGCTGGCCTGGACTTGAAAGTTGCCGTCCAGCTGCCGCCGGGAGAGGAGCAGAACGATTGGGTGGCTGTGCACGTGGTGGACTTCTTCAACCGCATCAACCTGATCTACGGCACCATCAGTGACTATTGCACAGAGCAGTCCTGCCCTGTCATGTCAGGGGGACCCAAGTACGAGTACCGATGGCAGGACGAGCACAAGTACCGGAAACCCACGGCCCTGTCGGCTCCCCAGTACATGAACCTCCTGATGGACTGGATTGAGGTACAGATCAACAATGAGGACATCTTTCCCACTAATGTTG GTACTCCCTTCCCCAAGAACTTCCTCCCGGTGGTGAAGAAAATTCTCTCCAGGCTCTTCCGGGTCTTTGTCCATGTCTACATCCACCATTTCGACAGGATCACCCAGATGGGGTCGGAAGCCCACGTGAACACCTGCTACAAGCACTTTTACTACTTTGTTAAAGAATTCAATCTCATAGACACCAAGGAGCTGGAACCACTG AAGGAAATGACCTCCCGGATGTGCCACTGA